The DNA window CCTGTTCAGACCCCTGAGTTtagttaaacacacacattttcctAATACTTTGACAAGGAGAGGTTACATACCGCGTCCAGCGGCAGGGTATCCTCCTGCCCCATAACCTGGCAACAAAACAAGAGAGATGTTAAGGTTACAGAAAGAAGAAGTAAATGCCTGTTTAGTGGAAGCCTCTCATGGTAGACACATACACTCCCACTCCCACACATCTTCATCAGAAACATGACACCTAATCATGGCAAACGGACAGCACATATCACCACGTGTGGAAGATTTTAATCACAGCACAAGGTCACATTCTGATTGGTTAGATCGGATCCAATCTGTTACACAACCTTCAGGTCGGAAAGAGATGGCATTAAACTGGAATGTGTCATTTAATGTTAATTGATTGGGGTCACTCACCTAGCTGTGCTCCATAGCCGTTACTGGTGTAACCTAGAAAATGTCCAAATCAAACAGTGAGTAAGTGTTGCAAGAGTCCTTCTGAACCGAAAGCAAATGAGCAGCTCTCACCTCTTCCTCCGAGGTTCCCTGCTGGATAACCTAAAGCTGCTCCCAGCCCATTGCCTAGGCCATACCCTGTGCCGAGTCCCAGCCCAGCAGACCCCAGGCCAGTCCCCAGGCCAGTCCCCAGGCCAGTCCCAAGGTTTGCAGCTAAGACCAAAATAGCAGGATTGTGTTGATGAATGCAAGCATTATAAATTCATCAGACGTAGAAACTGATATCTGCCCATTATAGTTTTAGGAAGGACGTACCTCCTCCATAACCTCCGAGTGTTCCATATCCTTGTTTCAGGCCTCCTCTGATCGCAGTGGGTCTGTATGCCATCCCTAAAAGACACCATGCTCATTACACATACTACACACACACTGAGTCCACATGCACATACTGTAATAACACGGACTATtgcacacatttacacactgtttGAGTGCATTCTGCAATAGTTTGCAGCCAGTATACtatagggtaacactttagaataggttaCACCTAttatttgcttattagcatgcatattactagattattagcCATGCATTAgggctaattaagaacatattaagggcttattctacattcctaatcttacccaatacctaaacctaacaactacctcactatctattaataagcagcaaattaagaatttattgagagaaatgtcatagttaatagttaacaagtgttacctattctaaagtgttaccaaatatacttttattcagcaaatacaCAGTACAATTAACAAAAGTGACTAAAAAGATacttataatgtaacaaaagatttatattccttaccatttttatttttatttctattaatcaaaaaaagGTATCACTGATTCCATAAAAATCTTGAACAGCAAAAGTGTTTTCAATACTTgatcatcaaatcagcatattagaatgatttctgaaggatcatgtgacactgcagactggaataatgatgctgaaaatacagctttgcatcacaggaataaatgacattttaaactaTTCTGCAGGAgagaaaagttattttgaattgttataatatttcacaataataactgttttttttgaTCActcaaataaagtatttattagcATTTGAGACCTCCTTCACAAACATCGTACAGAttgcaaacttttgaacggcactgtacacaaaataaaaagctgaataaatttaCCTCCAAGATAACGGCCAGctgtttgtgagagaaaaaaaataataataataatgattggtATAACAGAATCCAAAAGATTAACACTCATAGAattgtgatcaaaaatacatggTCTTTTTTCAAAGTCAGTTCTGTCACTTTGGCATGTGTTAAATCAAAGGTCAAttgtaaatctttatttattgtttgtacaTATTTTCATCTAAATCACCTGTTTTTCCTGGCTTGCCTGCCCCATATCCACGGGCTCCGAGGATACCAGCCACTGGACCTGACAGTACAGAAATCACAGAAGGATAAGATAACCTTTGCACTCTCATAAGCAAAGTGTTCATTGGATTCAGCAGCATCCGTCAGGTTCAGGCAGACAGACTTACCTCCAGACTTTACACCGACACCAGGACCTACAGAGAAAAGACAGAAGGCCGGATTGATAAAGAAACTCATCATGTGAGGTAATGTTTATGTTGTCCTCTAACCCTCTGTAATATCTCACagaaacactatatatatatacagaaatgaaAAAGCGCAAAATACCTCGACTCGCCAGTCTTCCCAGAGCTCCAGTCTGTGGCCTAACTCCTTTAAAACAAGGAAATAAAAAACTGTGTAAAATCTTTTAGCCTAAAAGAAAGAATAACATATTTTGAATAccacattcaaaaataaaaataccataattttGGAGATTTACCAtggaaatacaatgttttctgacaaACCTTCTATGCAAGTACTTATTATGGTCAGCATAATATTAACTGATAACATTACTATACCAACGCCTAAGTTTTTAAGAGCAGGGCTCTTGAAGGTCGTAAAAAACCCTCCAGCAGAGGGTGCTCAAATAGATTTAGGAACTTCTCAGTTAGTGAGATTAGCTCCAGTTTTGAATTCTTAGAAACCAACCTATAAAACTTCCAGTGTTGGGATACTGTGTCAGTTGACGTAGTAAGAGATTAATATGTGAATTTCATTGAACTAACCACTGTGTGTGCGTATTTGGGACAGGCCTCCACTGATGCCCAGAAAGTGTAAGGACAAAATGGTCTGTGTATCGGACGGATAAACTCAGGACTGACAGAAGGACGACAAATTTTGACCACCGCTGTCACCTTCAGGCACCGGGTTTTGATCTTCAGACATGAAATACGACTGTTTAAGTTGCGGTCAGTGTATATCCAGGCAAACTCAGACACATCGAGCCATGTCTCACTTTCTGAGCTTTTTCTCTATTTATCACACTCCTCAGACATTTAACATGCAATCGTTATGTGCATTATATTATGTCGTTTCCTAGACACCTTTTATTCTGACGTACAAACATTCGTGGCTGTTGGCTGAACGTTTAATGACGCGATAATGCCTCAAGATGACTGAAGAAGACAGTGTGGCTAGTGGCCAGTGTGGCACTAGATAAAGAAAAGCACCACTCTTGATTACTTCACCTCAGTGTTGCGTTTACAGTGTTGCAATATTAAATGGGGAAAA is part of the Carassius auratus strain Wakin unplaced genomic scaffold, ASM336829v1 scaf_tig00003838, whole genome shotgun sequence genome and encodes:
- the LOC113070396 gene encoding glycine-rich cell wall structural protein 2-like; the protein is MLVRAILQTSLVLWLVQSTIQGGVRPQTGALGRLASRGPGVGVKSGGPVAGILGARGYGAGKPGKTAGRYLGGMAYRPTAIRGGLKQGYGTLGGYGGAANLGTGLGTGLGTGLGSAGLGLGTGYGLGNGLGAALGYPAGNLGGRGYTSNGYGAQLGYGAGGYPAAGRGYGVPAGTPTGQGSKPSKLGVGPRAGQPVSQRERGDGYSRGGVPNGQGDIANGFPSGPGVTNGMRAQIKGYGPAADMNNGRGIINNGPVLPNGQGTEPSNMGKRLPIKISPVYG